One Aquisediminimonas profunda genomic region harbors:
- a CDS encoding SDR family oxidoreductase, producing the protein MIETAVVTGAASGIGLGIARALIAQGARVVLADIEIDRARAAANDLGANALAMPVDQADEASIVALADTAFGELGQVDAVFANAGVGAGGPIYKTPQRNIDWVLSVNLMGPLWLARAFVPRMIAQQGPSRFVVTGSEHSLGLPDRGGQASIYTISKHAVLGFAETLRRDLAETQVGVSIICPAVVTTDIWNPLRTRHERFGGPRIMEERPTGQVGLDPDTAAARILDGLAANEFYVFTHGADIAEVHDAQSSEIEAALRRFAERYGADA; encoded by the coding sequence ATGATTGAAACCGCCGTCGTGACCGGTGCGGCATCCGGCATTGGCCTTGGAATTGCCCGAGCCCTGATAGCGCAGGGCGCCCGTGTCGTGCTCGCCGACATCGAGATTGATCGTGCACGCGCCGCTGCGAATGACCTCGGGGCGAATGCACTTGCCATGCCGGTCGATCAGGCTGACGAAGCCAGTATCGTCGCGCTCGCCGACACTGCGTTCGGGGAGCTGGGACAGGTTGATGCTGTCTTTGCCAATGCCGGCGTTGGCGCGGGAGGCCCCATCTACAAGACACCGCAACGCAATATCGATTGGGTCCTGAGCGTGAACCTGATGGGTCCGCTCTGGCTCGCTCGCGCGTTCGTACCGCGGATGATCGCGCAGCAAGGCCCGTCCCGCTTCGTGGTGACCGGATCGGAACATTCGCTTGGTTTGCCGGATCGCGGCGGACAGGCGTCAATCTACACCATCTCGAAACATGCTGTGTTGGGCTTTGCCGAAACACTGCGCCGCGATCTTGCTGAAACACAGGTCGGCGTGTCGATCATCTGCCCGGCTGTTGTCACGACCGACATCTGGAATCCGCTGCGGACCCGGCACGAACGCTTTGGCGGTCCCCGCATCATGGAGGAGCGACCGACAGGACAGGTTGGCCTTGATCCGGACACGGCAGCCGCCCGCATCCTCGATGGCCTCGCGGCCAATGAATTCTATGTCTTCACGCACGGCGCCGACATTGCCGAAGTCCATGACGCTCAATCCAGCGAGATCGAGGCAGCGCTTCGCCGGTTTGCAGAGAGATACGGCGCGGACGCCTGA
- a CDS encoding DUF934 domain-containing protein translates to MAESPSANQWPRFRDDEPLEQPAVTLDAFLDQSNATAVRLEPDEDARLLLPHLDRLSLVEVAFPKFRDGRGYSTARVLREAGYTGELRAQGDVLVDQILFMRRCGFDSFAPESPINEEVAAASLARYEHVYQCAADAAVPVWKLRHGQ, encoded by the coding sequence ATGGCTGAGTCCCCATCAGCGAACCAATGGCCTCGCTTCCGCGATGATGAGCCGCTGGAGCAGCCCGCCGTTACACTCGATGCGTTTCTCGATCAGTCAAACGCGACGGCTGTCCGGCTTGAACCGGACGAAGATGCGCGACTGCTGCTGCCGCATCTTGACCGGCTCTCACTTGTCGAGGTTGCCTTTCCGAAATTTCGGGACGGGCGCGGCTATTCAACCGCCCGGGTCCTGCGGGAGGCTGGCTACACAGGCGAGTTGCGCGCGCAGGGTGATGTCCTGGTCGACCAGATCCTGTTCATGCGCCGTTGCGGCTTTGACAGTTTCGCCCCTGAATCCCCGATCAATGAAGAGGTCGCAGCTGCAAGCCTGGCCCGATATGAGCATGTTTATCAGTGTGCCGCCGATGCGGCAGTACCTGTGTGGAAACTGCGCCATGGCCAGTAG
- a CDS encoding phosphoadenylyl-sulfate reductase: protein MASSVARVIDRIDTAPRYDETDAIRLNNLFRGRDTVEMLTLLIRENMLGEAAIVSSFGAESAVLLHLIGSIDPAVPVLFLETGKHFPETLAYKDLLIEKIGLTNVKVITPDPELLAQKDGTGLRWSYDPDGCCEIRKVLPLKAALAPYDAQFTGRKAFQSSTRAALPRFEVEEGRLKVNPLADWDKARIDAYFEEHDLPPHPLVAQGYPSIGCAPCTSMVKPGEDPRAGRWRGWDKVECGIHTPVADPDDPANLPAF from the coding sequence ATGGCCAGTAGTGTCGCCCGCGTCATCGACAGGATCGATACCGCACCGCGTTATGACGAAACGGATGCCATTCGCCTGAACAATCTGTTCCGCGGTCGCGATACCGTTGAAATGCTCACGCTTCTGATCCGCGAGAATATGCTTGGAGAGGCTGCAATCGTCTCGTCGTTCGGGGCAGAGTCGGCTGTGCTTCTGCATCTGATCGGCTCGATCGATCCTGCCGTTCCGGTGCTCTTCCTTGAAACAGGCAAGCATTTCCCGGAAACGCTTGCTTACAAGGACTTGCTGATCGAAAAAATCGGCCTCACCAACGTGAAGGTGATCACGCCCGATCCTGAGCTCCTTGCCCAAAAGGATGGAACAGGATTGCGTTGGTCCTACGATCCCGACGGATGCTGCGAAATCCGCAAGGTCCTCCCGCTCAAGGCGGCGCTGGCACCCTATGATGCGCAATTCACGGGCCGCAAGGCGTTCCAGTCTTCGACCCGAGCCGCCCTGCCCCGCTTCGAGGTGGAAGAGGGTCGGTTGAAGGTCAATCCGCTCGCGGATTGGGACAAGGCGCGGATCGACGCCTATTTCGAGGAGCATGACCTGCCTCCGCACCCATTGGTCGCCCAAGGCTATCCTTCGATCGGCTGCGCACCGTGCACAAGCATGGTCAAACCGGGAGAAGACCCGCGCGCTGGCCGTTGGCGCGGCTGGGACAAGGTTGAATGCGGAATCCACACCCCCGTCGCTGACCCGGACGATCCTGCGAACCTGCCGGCGTTTTGA